In a genomic window of Branchiostoma floridae strain S238N-H82 chromosome 19, Bfl_VNyyK, whole genome shotgun sequence:
- the LOC118406464 gene encoding uncharacterized protein LOC118406464 has protein sequence MFVCYYKIWREVRCQQAIVRNLQPAPLAERTLGTSTSRVETQLTTAEKPGDESGPTDLGNKWAYPRHAHVNLGLQMDDETGAEEEPPVQDDPRRNVVVQLPAKPAPEPARPLLSPEFQQRLRTVGTVMMVVVVFWATWIPYSVTMLRMGTVGVEEGAPTDAVWQRLSVLLSLVATFSNPIIYAYRNREMRQAFLRLWRHR, from the exons ATGTTCGTCTGTTACTACAA GATTTGGCGCGAGGTTAGGTGTCAACAGGCCATCGTTCGGAATCTGCAGCCCGCACCGCTGGCCGAGAGGACTCTGGGAACGTCAACATCAAGAGTGGAGACTCAACTCACTACTGCCGAAAAACCTGGGGACGAGAGTGGCCCGACAGACCTTGGGAACAAGTGGGCGTACCCTCGCCACGCTCACGTCAACCTCGGCTTGCAGATGGACGATGAGACCGGAGCTGAAGAAGAACCACCTGTCCAA GATGACCCTCGGCGTAACGTTGTTGTCCAGCTGCCGGCTAAACCTGCACCTGAACCGGCCCGTCCGCTCCTCTCTCCGGAGTTCCAACAGCGCTTGAGAACGGTCGGTACGGTCATGATGGTTGTGGTGGTGTTCTGGGCAACCTGGATTCCTTACAGCGTCACAATGCTCCGTATGGGTACCGTGGGGGTGGAGGAAGGCGCACCAACTGACGcggtgtggcagagactgtcagtGCTCCTCTCCCTGGTCGCCACCTTCTCCAATCCCATCATCTATGCCTACCGGAACAGGGAGATGCGCCAGGCGTTCCTCCGGCTCTGGCGCCACCGTTGA